The Microbacterium sp. SORGH_AS_0862 region GAGATCTGTGACTGTCTCGGTCGTCTCCGCGATCAGCACCGACGTTCTTCCCGCGCGCAAGTCTCTCGACCACGCCTGGTAGGCGGTGTCGAGCATCTCGTCGTGTTCACCGCCGGCGACCCGGTCGTGGTCAAAGTACGCGTCGATGGCGTCGGCGTTCCCTAGCCGGAGCTGCAGGGAGGCGTGCTTCTCCCAGTCGTTGCGGAAGCGGCGCACGTCGGACAGTTCCGGGGCGTCGTCCCGGTCGCGCACCAGCATGCCGAATGCGCCGCCGGCGTCTACGCCCTGCAGCTGGGCGTGGTCGCCGACGAGCAGCACCTTCGCTCCGATCTGGCTGGCGTGCGCGGTGATGCGGTCCAGCGCGAACGTGCCGACCAGGGATGCCTCGTCGATCATGACCAGCTGCCCGGCCCGCAGATCCCACCGCCCCCGGGTGTGCTCGTGCAGCCATTTGGCGGTGTTCTCGGTCTGCACGTCGAGCTCTTCACCAAGCACCGCGGCGGCGGCAGCGGACGGAGCAAGCCCAACAACAGACCCGTCGCCATGCCGGGACTCCCATGCTCGGCGCAGCGCTCGCAGCGTTGTGGTCTTGCCCGTGCCGGCCGGGCCCACCAGCACGTCGAGGACACGCCCCGACACCGCGACCTTCCCGATCGCGTCCTGCTGATCGGCACCGAGTGCGCGCTGACCGGGCATGCGCGGACGTGCGGCCCGGGCTATCAGGTCCAGGTCGACGGTGGGCGCCTCTCGTCGCGCCGCGGCCTCTCGGAGGCGGTCTTCGGCGGCGAGAACGGTCTCGGACGAGTACACAGTAGACGCCTTCGGGCGGAACACGCTCGACCCGTCGGCGCGCTGGAACTCGCGCGGGCTGGTGGCCAGCTCGGGCGGTGTCAAGCGCAGCGACGCCGCCTCCGCAGCATCGACGATCAGCGAGACGAGCGCATCGCGGTCCGCCGGGGACGCGAGCCGATACGGCATCGTCTGGCGCACGGCCTCAGCGTGGAGGTTCCACCGACGCCACGTCGCCCGACGCTGCGCGACTTGCGCGACGACCTCAGCAGCTAGCTCGTCGACACAGTCAAGCGAGATGTCGTCCGCGCGCAGCAGCGGCTCGCTCGCCCCGGTCTCCACAAGGTCTCGCGCCCATGCCACCGCGTCCGTGCCCAGCACTTGGGTGGCCTGGTCCCGCCACTGCCGGGTCAGGTCGTGGAGTGAACGCAGCTCTTTCGGCGGCCGTGTCTCCAATGTCGCCTGCTGGCGGATCTGCCACAGCTGCGTCCGGGACGGTTGACGCCCGTGCTTTGCCGCGTACTCGTCCACCAGTCGCTGCTTGACCTGTTCGATGTCCTTCGTGCGCGAGGAGAACACATCCATCAGCGTCTGCGGCACGCCCGCGACTTCCCACCGGGCCATCCGTCCGGTCTCGCGCTCGCGCTCCTCCCAGGACACGGCGAGAAGGCGGGTCAGATGGTCGGAGAGCACGGCGTTGTAGTGCTCTGACAACCCCGTGACCGCGGCGTGCAGCGCCCGGGAGTCGAGGGTGCGCCATTTGCCGTCATGGACGCCCTGGACCCGGTTGGCGATGACGACATGGGTGTGCAGCTGCGGATCCGACGCTCGCGAGTCGTAGTGGTCGTAGGCCGCGGCAACCACGCCACGGACCTCGACCTGCGCGACCGCGCCGCGTAGGCCCTCCGTCCCGATCCTCGTCATCGCCACGTCGCGTTCGACAATGTCGAGAACGTCGGTCATCGCCTGATGGTGAGCCTCAGCGATGAGTGCCTGGGTGCCCGCGTCGCTGAGGGCCCAAAGCGTGGAGACGGACTTGGGCGCGGAGAAGGTGAGATCGAAGCCCGCTACGGGGGAAACGGTGGGCTTGCGGGCTTCTTCCGCGGTAATCGCTGCGACCTGTGCGGCACGCTCAGCCTCAGCGATGTGCTTCGGCAGCAGCTCCACGCGTCGTTCAATTCGTTGCGCGGGGGTCGCGAACCGTCGGTATGGGCGCCCGAGCACCTCTCCCGTGTCCGGATGCTGACCGTGACCGATCATCCGTCGCAGTTGCTGCTCGGACACCTCGTCACCTTGCCTCAACGTGTTCAGTCCGATCAGGCCCCTTCCGATCCATATGCCTGGCGGCGTCCCGGGTTCTGCGTAGTAGCGCGAGATCGCCGCCGCGGCATCACTGTGATGATCCCCTGTGACAACAGACCTCAGTAAGTAGCGGTAGCCCTGACCCGCTGTCATCACACGGATGGAGACCGTCACACAGATCAGGTACGTGACTCCCCATGATTTGCACGCGCCGATGGCAGATCCGAAGGATCAATCGCGAGGTCCGCGCGTGTCCGGTGCCTCTGTAAGCTCTGTCGTATGCGTTTCGCCGTTTCGTCCTGGTGGTGGCTGCACGAGCAGCCGTAACGTATTCACGCGCGGGCTGCACGACAGCCCGCGAGTCCCCGCGCCTCGACGGTCGGTGCAGCTCCCCCGATTGAGGAGCAGAGATGGACTCATTCACCACGACCGCAGCCCGTATGCCGGAGCTTCGGATCAAGATCGCCGAGCACCCCGAGCGTTTTCGCGTTCTGACCGGGGAGCGACCCACGGGACGGCTCCACCTCGGCCACTACTTCGGAACCGTCCAGGAGCGCGTCCGGCTGCAGGCGGTCGGGGGTCGAGACCTTCGTGGTCCTGGCCGACTACCAGGTGATCACCGACCGAGACGCGGCAGGCAACGTCCGGGAGAACGTCTACGGGGCCGTCCTCGACTATCTCGCTGCAGGCCTGGACCCGAGAACTACGACGATCTTCGCGCACTCCGCGGTACCGGCCCTCCATCAGCTCTTGCTGCCGTTCCTCAGCATGGTGACCGAGGCCGAACTGCATCGGAATCCCACCGTCAAAGCGGAGCTGGCCGCTTCCGGTCGCGCACTGAGCGGGCTCCTTCTCACCTACCCCGTGCACCAAGCCGCCGACATCCTGTTCTGCAAGGGCAACCTCGTTCCGGTAGGAAAGGACAATCTGCCGCACGTCGAAGTCGCCCGCGTCATTGCGCGTCGATTCAACGAACGATACGGACACGTGTTTCCCGAGCCGGCCGCGCTCCTCACGGACGCCCCCGAGCTCCTGGGTCTCGACGGGCGGAAGATGTCGAAGAGCTACGGCAACTCCATCGCTTTGAGCATGACGGCCGATGAGACCGCCGCGATCATCAAGCGCGCCCGCACCGACTCCGAGCGCGCCATCACCTACGACCCGGAGAATCGGCCGGGCGTGTCCGGCCTGCTGGCAACGGCCGCGGCCGTTCTCGGACGAACCCCGCAGAGCATCGCCGACGACCTGGGAGCGTCCGGCGCCGGCGCGCTGAAGCACCTCACCACGGAGGCCGTCAACGAGTTCCTCGCCGAGCATCGTGGGCGTCTGACGACGCTGACGACGGAGGATGCGAAGGAGGTCCTGCGTGAAGGTGCCGAACGGGCACGAGACATCGCCGCCGCGACGCTCGTGCAGGTGCGAACCGCGATGGGGATGATCTACTGATCGCGCGTCAGACGTCGCGGGGCTCCGTCGCGCTTCGCGGGCTCGGAGCTCGAGAGCCGAGGTGACCGACGCGCGTTCGACGCGTCCTCGCCGCGACCGTTGTATCGAAAGATTTCGATTGCGCACAGTGGAAGGAGGGGAGCCACCGCGACGCGGTTTCTACTCACCGGGCTCCCCCCCTCGTCTTCGTCCTCGATGGAAAGGAAGCCACGATGAGCAACCGCGCGATCGCCGGTGTTCTCCTTCTCCTTCTCGCCCGGGGTGCCGTCCTGTCCGTGGCGGCGGTGCTGCTGATTCCCGCGGGGGCCGGTATCTTCCTGAACGTCGTCATCGTCGGTGTCGACATCGCGACTATCGTCGTGACAGGGCGGTTGATCCGCAAGAGTCACGGGAGTGTGCGCCGCTTCGTCGGACGCTTCGTCGCGCGGCGAGACATCCCTCTCGCCGGGGTGACGATGTTCGTGCTCTTCGTGAGCCTCGGCCTCGGGACGCTGGTCGGGAATGCGCTCGTCTTCGCCGGCCCTCCGCCCGCGTCACCTTCCGGTGTTGATGTGCCGTTGTGGCTCGGGTTGTGGTCTCTGCTGGTAATGCCGGTGACGGTCGCCCTCGCCGAGGAGTTGCTC contains the following coding sequences:
- the mobF gene encoding MobF family relaxase; the encoded protein is MTAGQGYRYLLRSVVTGDHHSDAAAAISRYYAEPGTPPGIWIGRGLIGLNTLRQGDEVSEQQLRRMIGHGQHPDTGEVLGRPYRRFATPAQRIERRVELLPKHIAEAERAAQVAAITAEEARKPTVSPVAGFDLTFSAPKSVSTLWALSDAGTQALIAEAHHQAMTDVLDIVERDVAMTRIGTEGLRGAVAQVEVRGVVAAAYDHYDSRASDPQLHTHVVIANRVQGVHDGKWRTLDSRALHAAVTGLSEHYNAVLSDHLTRLLAVSWEERERETGRMARWEVAGVPQTLMDVFSSRTKDIEQVKQRLVDEYAAKHGRQPSRTQLWQIRQQATLETRPPKELRSLHDLTRQWRDQATQVLGTDAVAWARDLVETGASEPLLRADDISLDCVDELAAEVVAQVAQRRATWRRWNLHAEAVRQTMPYRLASPADRDALVSLIVDAAEAASLRLTPPELATSPREFQRADGSSVFRPKASTVYSSETVLAAEDRLREAAARREAPTVDLDLIARAARPRMPGQRALGADQQDAIGKVAVSGRVLDVLVGPAGTGKTTTLRALRRAWESRHGDGSVVGLAPSAAAAAVLGEELDVQTENTAKWLHEHTRGRWDLRAGQLVMIDEASLVGTFALDRITAHASQIGAKVLLVGDHAQLQGVDAGGAFGMLVRDRDDAPELSDVRRFRNDWEKHASLQLRLGNADAIDAYFDHDRVAGGEHDEMLDTAYQAWSRDLRAGRTSVLIAETTETVTDLNERAHSDRILAGHVADGGVRLHDGTRAATGDVVVTRRNDRRLALGRGWVKNNDRWIVTDTHDDGSLTVRRERSRWRSTITLPAGYAAEHVDLGYAITAHRAQGATVDTAHALVASPQMTREALYVALTRGRDANSAYVVTDQHHLEQHQHRDDLQKTARSILYGILQHTGAELSAYETITAEQDEWASIRQLAAEYETIAQSAQHDRWLGLLRTGGLDDTAIDELVSSEAYGVLSTELRRLNAEGHDVDTLLPQVVQAGNLDDVDDLGSLLRYRMQKVTSRFTPSTRRRQLIAGIIPKASGHMDPEMARALTEREKLITERAVALAHQAAGEGNSWATRALPPGADAISGDFLERLTVVAAYRDRYGVTGPDPLGAVPDADAQRVDYERARAALIALRDAHDAPPDSAAPSRRGPVRDAR
- a CDS encoding CPBP family intramembrane glutamic endopeptidase — protein: MSNRAIAGVLLLLLARGAVLSVAAVLLIPAGAGIFLNVVIVGVDIATIVVTGRLIRKSHGSVRRFVGRFVARRDIPLAGVTMFVLFVSLGLGTLVGNALVFAGPPPASPSGVDVPLWLGLWSLLVMPVTVALAEELLYRGWAPERLTAAWHPGVAVVVCAVAFGLQHAPLSATSPGEAVVRVIATGVAGLALGIMRTRGVTLGALILGHWAFDVIGLGLPALSSALS